The proteins below are encoded in one region of Cloacibacillus sp.:
- a CDS encoding FAD-dependent oxidoreductase, whose translation MERFDVIVIGFGKGSKVLTSAMAAQGRRVALVEKSDKMYGGTCPNVGCVPTKFLVNRAEMARIKGFAGFEEKAAFYAQSIRDKKELREKILGKMFNTFGGNPNITLYTGTAKFVSPKEIEVSGKDFTAAITADKIVIDTGSVPFIPPIEGLKECRCAYVSEGMLDLERLPKRLVVIGGGNIGLEFASFYRQFGSEVTVLQDLPEFFPNEDADVAAAVKETLAGQGIELVAGAKVLSVKNEGEGAVVRYAADGEEKEAKCDAVLVSTGRVPNTRELNLGAAGVETTPRGAVAVDERMRTTESGIWAIGDVAGSPQFTYISQDDARIVMDDFKGGGRTSAGRNVPYSVFLAPPLSRVGLTEKAALAKGYKIKTAVIPVTGLPRSHVLGKYTGMLKAVVDADSGLILGVALYCEESHEMINIVTLAMNEKLSYTVLRDMIFTHPVMSEAFNDLFAAIK comes from the coding sequence ATGGAGAGATTCGACGTTATAGTAATCGGTTTTGGTAAGGGCAGCAAAGTTCTCACCAGTGCTATGGCAGCTCAGGGCCGGCGGGTCGCGTTGGTGGAGAAGTCGGACAAGATGTACGGCGGGACCTGTCCCAATGTGGGCTGCGTGCCGACGAAGTTCCTCGTCAACAGGGCTGAGATGGCGCGGATAAAAGGCTTCGCCGGTTTTGAGGAAAAGGCGGCCTTTTACGCGCAGTCCATCCGCGATAAAAAGGAACTTCGGGAGAAAATCCTCGGCAAGATGTTCAATACGTTCGGCGGCAATCCGAATATCACGCTCTACACCGGTACGGCGAAGTTCGTCTCGCCGAAGGAGATAGAGGTCAGCGGCAAAGACTTCACCGCCGCGATCACCGCGGATAAGATCGTCATAGATACCGGCTCCGTGCCGTTCATCCCGCCCATCGAGGGACTTAAAGAATGCCGGTGCGCCTATGTCAGCGAGGGCATGCTCGACCTGGAACGGCTGCCGAAGCGGCTGGTGGTGATCGGCGGGGGAAATATCGGCCTTGAATTCGCCTCGTTCTACCGCCAGTTCGGTTCGGAGGTGACCGTGCTCCAGGATCTGCCGGAGTTTTTCCCGAACGAGGACGCCGACGTAGCGGCGGCGGTCAAGGAGACGCTGGCCGGGCAGGGAATAGAGCTCGTTGCCGGGGCTAAGGTGCTCTCGGTGAAGAACGAAGGCGAGGGCGCGGTCGTCAGGTATGCCGCCGACGGAGAGGAAAAAGAGGCTAAATGCGACGCGGTGCTTGTGTCGACGGGGCGCGTCCCCAATACGCGCGAGCTGAACCTCGGGGCGGCGGGCGTGGAGACGACTCCGCGCGGCGCGGTCGCCGTAGACGAAAGGATGCGCACGACGGAGTCAGGGATCTGGGCTATCGGGGACGTCGCGGGCAGTCCGCAGTTCACCTATATCTCACAGGACGACGCGCGTATCGTAATGGATGATTTTAAGGGCGGCGGCAGAACGAGCGCCGGCCGCAACGTTCCCTACAGCGTATTCCTTGCCCCTCCGCTCTCCCGCGTCGGCCTCACGGAAAAGGCGGCGCTGGCAAAGGGATATAAGATAAAGACCGCCGTGATCCCCGTGACGGGGCTGCCGCGGTCGCACGTCCTCGGCAAGTATACTGGGATGCTGAAGGCCGTCGTCGACGCCGATAGCGGGCTGATCCTCGGAGTTGCCCTCTACTGCGAGGAATCGCACGAGATGATAAATATAGTCACGCTGGCGATGAACGAAAAGCTTTCCTACACGGTACTGCGCGACATGATCTTTACGCACCCCGTGATGAGCGAAGCGTTTAACGATCTTTTCGCCGCGATAAAATAA
- a CDS encoding FadR/GntR family transcriptional regulator, which produces MDIQERKISPAMPVKAERLSSQISKLILSEIQSGQLTVGDKLPPETELAQRYGVSRTILREAIASLKNEDILESKQGRGIVVKNARSRQAFRFSDVFETVSIGEINYFYEMRALLESEAAGLAAMRRTQEDIAEITESFRGMEEAVKENAPGAEAHDRYNAAIARASHNPVLIEFLLFLQGKLHDLAKELRIMTMASPERAHNVLEEHRRVVKYIMAKDPAAAQEAALTHLKNAAERAGMKIYNP; this is translated from the coding sequence ATGGATATACAGGAGAGAAAGATATCCCCGGCGATGCCGGTCAAAGCGGAGAGGCTGTCTTCACAGATATCGAAGCTGATCCTCTCGGAGATACAGTCAGGGCAGCTCACGGTGGGAGATAAACTGCCGCCGGAGACGGAGCTCGCCCAGAGATACGGCGTGAGCCGCACCATTCTCCGCGAGGCCATCGCCAGCCTGAAAAACGAGGATATCCTCGAATCAAAACAGGGGCGCGGCATTGTCGTAAAAAACGCGCGCAGCCGTCAGGCGTTCAGGTTTTCCGATGTATTCGAGACCGTCTCGATCGGTGAGATAAACTATTTTTACGAAATGCGCGCGCTGCTTGAATCGGAGGCGGCGGGGCTCGCCGCGATGCGGCGCACGCAGGAGGATATCGCGGAGATAACGGAGTCTTTCAGAGGAATGGAAGAGGCCGTCAAAGAAAATGCCCCGGGGGCGGAGGCCCATGACCGCTACAACGCGGCGATCGCGCGCGCGAGCCATAACCCCGTATTGATAGAATTTCTCCTCTTTTTGCAGGGAAAGCTGCACGATCTCGCTAAGGAGCTGCGCATAATGACGATGGCCTCGCCAGAGAGGGCGCACAACGTCCTCGAAGAGCACCGCCGCGTGGTGAAATATATTATGGCGAAAGACCCGGCGGCGGCGCAGGAAGCGGCTCTCACGCACCTGAAAAACGCCGCGGAGCGGGCCGGAATGAAGATATATAACCCCTAG
- a CDS encoding glucose/sorbosone family PQQ-dependent dehydrogenase, protein MKISPIKVLLLSFMVSLFAFGGQALTAAGDAVRTAEPFTGKVLVEGLDGPWEMLWGPDNMLWVTERLGKRIVRVDPASGAVREAARIDRANAAGGHEGILGLALAPDFLKKGGKNYVYVVYTYKSSPSQSKSDFKRIARFRFDAKSEKLVDEKVILDKIPAGDDHNAGRIVFGPDGKLYLSLGELGHNQGANMLLPNEAQRLPSAAEVRKSDWSSYVGKVLRIEPDGSIPRDNPVLDGVRSHIFTYGHRNPQGLVFVGENLFSCEHGPSTDDEINLLVSGGNYGWPIVAGFRDNQAYTYADWSKANKSAIDKYDPNQPNIIPEGVPVIRELDWNAPNFKEPLKTFYTVPNSYNFKDSRFEKLPYLFWPTVAPLSITYYPADGAIEAWRNSLIITTLKTGELYRMKLNADGKTLQGDAIPYFHTANRYRAAVVSPDTKSIFVMTDKGGNVLDRNFMPTSQVENSGAIIVFTYAGEGK, encoded by the coding sequence GTGAAGATATCCCCAATCAAAGTTTTGTTGCTGTCGTTTATGGTTTCACTCTTCGCCTTCGGCGGACAGGCCCTCACGGCGGCGGGAGACGCGGTCCGCACCGCCGAACCGTTCACCGGCAAGGTTCTGGTCGAAGGGCTTGACGGCCCCTGGGAGATGCTGTGGGGGCCCGATAATATGCTGTGGGTGACGGAGCGGCTTGGAAAGAGGATCGTGCGCGTCGATCCCGCAAGCGGGGCGGTGCGCGAGGCGGCCCGTATTGACAGGGCAAACGCCGCCGGCGGCCATGAGGGCATCCTCGGTCTGGCGCTGGCGCCTGATTTTCTCAAAAAAGGCGGCAAAAATTATGTCTATGTGGTCTATACGTATAAATCGTCGCCCAGCCAAAGCAAGTCGGATTTTAAGAGGATAGCCCGCTTCCGCTTTGACGCCAAAAGCGAAAAATTAGTCGATGAAAAGGTGATCCTCGACAAGATCCCCGCCGGAGACGACCATAACGCGGGACGTATAGTCTTTGGCCCGGACGGCAAACTTTATCTCTCTCTCGGCGAGCTCGGCCATAACCAGGGCGCCAATATGCTGCTGCCCAACGAGGCGCAGCGCCTTCCCTCAGCCGCGGAGGTGCGCAAATCCGACTGGAGCTCATATGTCGGAAAGGTGCTGAGGATTGAGCCGGACGGCTCCATCCCGCGCGACAACCCGGTGCTTGACGGTGTGAGAAGCCATATCTTCACCTACGGCCACCGCAATCCGCAGGGACTGGTGTTTGTGGGGGAGAACCTCTTCTCCTGCGAGCACGGCCCCTCGACCGACGACGAGATCAACCTGCTGGTGAGCGGCGGCAATTACGGCTGGCCAATAGTAGCGGGCTTCCGTGACAACCAGGCCTACACCTACGCCGACTGGTCGAAGGCCAACAAGAGCGCGATAGATAAGTACGACCCCAACCAGCCCAACATCATCCCCGAGGGCGTGCCCGTGATAAGGGAGCTGGACTGGAACGCGCCGAACTTCAAAGAGCCGCTGAAGACCTTCTATACGGTGCCCAACAGCTATAACTTCAAGGATTCCCGCTTTGAAAAACTGCCGTATCTCTTCTGGCCGACCGTGGCCCCGTTGAGCATCACCTATTACCCGGCGGACGGCGCGATCGAGGCGTGGAGAAATTCCCTCATCATCACGACGCTGAAAACCGGCGAGTTGTACCGGATGAAGCTGAACGCGGACGGAAAGACGCTGCAGGGCGACGCGATACCGTACTTCCATACCGCCAACCGCTATCGCGCGGCGGTCGTCTCCCCCGATACGAAGAGCATCTTCGTCATGACAGACAAGGGCGGCAATGTGCTGGACAGGAATTTCATGCCGACCAGTCAGGTGGAGAACTCGGGTGCGATAATCGTGTTTACATATGCCGGAGAGGGAAAATAA
- a CDS encoding gamma-glutamyltransferase family protein, with protein sequence MKMDALKYKYPSRRTLVYGSRGMTATTQPLAAQAGLEMLRRGGNAVDAAVATAACLTVVEPTSNGIGGDAFALVWTGGKLHGLNSSGHAPSRANADELLRGGWEKMPLYGWKAVTVPGAPAAWAALNAKFGRLPLDVLLEPAIHYARSGFSVSPTVSLLWKKAFAGFAKNLHGGEFAHLFECFTAEGKAPAAGQIWRCEAQARTLEKIAETSAAAFYTGELAEAIDRFSKEHNGWLRAEDLAAFAPEWVEPIGVNYRGYDVWEIPPNGQGIVALMALNILKKFTLSERECARSYHLQIEAIKLAFAEALAEVGDPRHMRRSVTELLSEEFADRRAALIDPAVAGLPTSERQTSGGTVYLAAADGEGNMVSMIQSNYRGFGSGLCVPGTGITLHNRGNNFSLDPASPNFLAPGKRPYHTIIPGFITKDNEAVGPFGVMGAFMQPQGHLQMIANMVDFALNPQEALDAPRWQWTEGKRVGLEQGVENHIIKELAAMGHEVYVDYDHSSYGRGQIILRGEDGALMGATEPRADGYVAVY encoded by the coding sequence ATGAAAATGGACGCTCTGAAATATAAATACCCCTCGCGCCGCACGCTTGTATACGGTTCGCGCGGCATGACCGCCACCACGCAGCCGCTGGCCGCGCAGGCGGGGCTTGAAATGCTGAGAAGGGGCGGAAACGCGGTGGACGCCGCGGTGGCGACCGCCGCCTGCCTCACGGTGGTGGAGCCGACCAGCAACGGGATCGGCGGAGACGCCTTTGCGCTCGTATGGACGGGGGGCAAGCTGCACGGCCTCAATTCAAGCGGACATGCGCCGTCGCGGGCCAATGCCGACGAACTTCTTCGCGGCGGCTGGGAAAAGATGCCGCTCTACGGGTGGAAGGCCGTCACCGTCCCCGGCGCTCCCGCCGCCTGGGCGGCGCTCAACGCGAAGTTTGGCCGCCTGCCGCTCGACGTGCTGCTTGAACCGGCGATCCACTACGCGCGCAGCGGCTTTTCCGTCTCTCCGACGGTGAGCCTGCTCTGGAAAAAGGCCTTCGCCGGTTTTGCCAAAAACCTCCACGGCGGCGAGTTTGCCCACCTCTTCGAGTGCTTCACGGCAGAGGGCAAAGCGCCCGCCGCGGGGCAGATCTGGCGCTGCGAAGCGCAGGCGCGCACGCTGGAAAAGATCGCGGAGACGAGCGCCGCCGCCTTCTATACGGGGGAACTCGCGGAGGCGATAGACCGCTTCTCAAAGGAACATAACGGCTGGCTGCGCGCTGAAGATCTCGCCGCGTTCGCTCCCGAGTGGGTCGAGCCGATAGGCGTGAATTACCGCGGCTACGACGTCTGGGAGATACCGCCGAACGGACAGGGCATCGTCGCGCTGATGGCGCTGAACATCCTGAAAAAATTCACGCTCTCGGAGCGTGAATGCGCGCGCAGCTACCACCTGCAGATAGAGGCGATAAAGCTGGCGTTCGCCGAGGCTCTCGCCGAGGTGGGCGACCCGCGCCATATGCGCCGTTCGGTGACGGAGCTGCTTTCGGAGGAGTTCGCCGACCGCCGCGCCGCCCTCATCGACCCGGCCGTGGCCGGGCTTCCGACCTCGGAGCGCCAGACCTCAGGCGGCACGGTCTATCTGGCGGCGGCGGACGGCGAGGGGAACATGGTCTCGATGATACAGAGCAACTACCGTGGCTTCGGCTCCGGCCTCTGCGTGCCTGGGACGGGGATCACCCTGCATAACCGGGGGAATAATTTCTCGCTTGACCCCGCCTCGCCGAACTTCCTCGCGCCGGGCAAGAGGCCCTACCACACGATAATACCGGGCTTCATCACCAAAGACAACGAGGCGGTCGGCCCCTTTGGGGTGATGGGGGCCTTCATGCAGCCGCAGGGACACCTTCAGATGATCGCCAACATGGTGGACTTCGCCCTCAACCCGCAGGAGGCGCTAGACGCGCCGCGCTGGCAGTGGACGGAGGGGAAACGGGTCGGCCTCGAGCAGGGAGTGGAGAACCATATCATCAAAGAGCTAGCCGCGATGGGGCACGAGGTCTATGTGGACTACGACCACAGCTCCTACGGGCGCGGACAGATAATACTGCGCGGCGAAGACGGCGCCCTCATGGGGGCCACGGAGCCGCGTGCCGACGGCTACGTCGCCGTATACTAA
- a CDS encoding ParB N-terminal domain-containing protein translates to MKINEIVKRYYPRELLPSEGASALDGESVRALLRRFVDEANGDLDRLGDERRLYLLEDIQIDEPRFQSRNDISGEAVETYAQNYENGADMPPVDIALLDDGRLYLIDGFHRCRARMRMGAAWGFIDAVLHKNLSEADARFFSIKENMKNGLPLRSRRDREKAFAIYVETGRCRYPNGMLKSYREIAEELTFLGKDTARRYMSSLFPEIARQLSNRYGEPEAGPLEDSSSKTERPEKSAAPALLKSLKRTGERAAAIATDESALLYERQLLALLNASRARWRRGVIETADYEGIPGKD, encoded by the coding sequence GTGAAGATAAATGAGATCGTCAAAAGATACTATCCGCGCGAGCTTTTGCCCTCAGAGGGCGCTTCTGCCCTTGATGGGGAGAGCGTAAGGGCGCTGCTCCGCCGATTCGTTGATGAGGCGAACGGCGACCTTGACCGTCTGGGCGACGAACGCCGCCTCTACCTTCTTGAGGATATCCAGATTGACGAGCCGCGTTTCCAGTCGCGAAACGACATCAGCGGCGAGGCGGTGGAGACCTACGCGCAGAACTATGAGAACGGCGCGGATATGCCGCCCGTCGATATCGCCCTGCTTGACGACGGCCGCCTCTATCTGATAGACGGCTTCCACCGCTGCCGGGCAAGGATGAGGATGGGCGCCGCGTGGGGTTTCATCGACGCCGTGCTGCACAAAAATCTCTCAGAGGCCGACGCACGCTTTTTTTCCATAAAAGAGAACATGAAAAACGGTCTGCCGCTGCGCAGCAGGCGCGACAGAGAGAAGGCCTTCGCGATCTATGTCGAAACTGGACGCTGCCGCTATCCCAACGGGATGCTCAAAAGCTACCGCGAGATCGCGGAGGAGCTGACCTTCCTCGGCAAAGATACGGCGAGGCGTTATATGAGCAGCCTTTTCCCAGAGATCGCGAGACAGCTCTCAAACCGTTACGGCGAGCCGGAGGCTGGGCCGTTGGAAGACAGCTCCTCCAAGACGGAACGGCCGGAAAAAAGCGCCGCGCCAGCGCTGCTGAAGAGCCTGAAGAGGACCGGAGAACGGGCGGCGGCGATCGCCACCGACGAGAGCGCCCTCCTGTATGAGCGGCAGCTGCTGGCGCTGCTGAATGCCTCGCGCGCCAGGTGGCGGCGCGGCGTGATCGAAACGGCGGATTACGAGGGAATCCCAGGGAAGGATTAG
- a CDS encoding bile acid:sodium symporter family protein, translated as MKFLEKLSDFVGKYMAVIVVVVAAAALFVPAVLIWIKTSWITTLLMIVMFGMGLTLDPVDFAVVFKRPKDVILGCLAQFTIMPLLAFALGKAFALDDALLVGVILVGTCPGGTSSNVITYLSKGDVALSVGMTSVSTLLAPLLTPALTYLLLRQTVSVDMAAMFMSIVKVVILPIAAGFVINKFFSSTTQKAVKVLPLVSVTAIVMIVAAVVSANSAKIMTTGVLVFSVVILHNILGYALGYVIAAFLKVPLAKKKAISIEVGMQNSGLATSLAATSFPSLALATVPGAVFSVWHNISGAILANIYSQMKEK; from the coding sequence ATGAAGTTTCTGGAAAAGCTCAGTGATTTTGTGGGTAAGTATATGGCCGTTATCGTCGTCGTAGTCGCGGCGGCGGCGCTTTTCGTACCGGCGGTCCTGATATGGATAAAGACGTCGTGGATCACGACCCTGCTGATGATAGTGATGTTCGGGATGGGGCTGACGCTGGATCCCGTCGACTTCGCCGTAGTCTTTAAGCGTCCGAAGGACGTCATTCTCGGGTGCCTCGCGCAGTTTACGATCATGCCTCTTCTGGCCTTCGCGCTTGGCAAGGCCTTTGCCCTGGACGACGCGCTGCTGGTCGGCGTTATCCTTGTCGGGACCTGCCCCGGCGGGACCTCGTCAAACGTTATCACCTACCTCAGCAAGGGCGACGTCGCCCTCTCCGTGGGGATGACCAGCGTCTCGACGCTGCTCGCCCCGCTGCTCACGCCGGCGCTGACCTACCTTCTGCTGAGGCAGACCGTCTCCGTCGATATGGCGGCGATGTTCATGTCGATCGTCAAGGTGGTGATCCTGCCGATCGCCGCGGGCTTCGTCATCAATAAATTTTTCAGCAGCACCACCCAGAAGGCGGTCAAGGTACTGCCGCTCGTCTCTGTGACGGCCATTGTCATGATCGTCGCCGCGGTGGTCTCCGCCAACTCCGCGAAGATCATGACCACCGGCGTTCTCGTGTTCTCGGTCGTCATCCTGCATAACATTCTCGGCTACGCGCTCGGTTACGTGATCGCCGCGTTTTTGAAGGTCCCGCTCGCGAAGAAGAAGGCGATCTCGATAGAGGTCGGGATGCAGAATTCAGGCCTCGCCACCAGCCTCGCGGCGACCTCCTTCCCCTCCTTAGCGCTGGCCACGGTCCCGGGCGCGGTATTCAGCGTCTGGCACAACATATCGGGAGCCATTCTCGCGAATATATATTCGCAGATGAAGGAGAAATAG
- a CDS encoding GntP family permease translates to MTGIPLIIIFVLAIIVMVAAISKYKIHPFLSIMAVSLIFGVIAGIPLKDIPGVIGAGFSGTFTSIGIVIIFGALVGTLLEKTGAALKMADVVVTLVGKKNPELAIIIMGWIVSIPVFCDSGFVVLNPIRKALVKRTGASSVAMTVALSMGLYISHCFIPPTPGPIAAANALGIGDNILLVIGLGALLSVPALAAGYIFAKYIGKRVSARDDNADMDLVKSYEELIAEYGRLPGGVMSFAPIIVPIFLMGLASAFSMAKVSISAIIFLGTPIIALAVGVILGVILLVQSGKAKDFYEITNDTLKTVGPILFITAAGGVLGKVISVSGMVQYITENSSVLSTIGIFFPFVLAAILKTAQGSSTVAITTTAGMLAPMLPVLGLNTPSLSALCVIAIGAGAMTVSHANDSYFWVVTNFGEMETEQGYKTQTMGTLIIGLASMVGVFVAYLVLK, encoded by the coding sequence ATGACGGGTATTCCTTTAATTATTATCTTTGTTCTGGCAATCATTGTGATGGTGGCGGCGATATCGAAGTATAAGATTCATCCTTTCCTGTCGATAATGGCGGTGTCCCTGATCTTCGGCGTGATCGCCGGGATTCCGCTCAAGGACATTCCGGGAGTGATCGGGGCGGGCTTTTCCGGAACATTCACCAGTATCGGCATCGTGATAATCTTCGGCGCGCTTGTCGGGACCCTGCTTGAAAAGACGGGGGCGGCGCTCAAGATGGCCGACGTGGTGGTAACGCTGGTAGGGAAAAAGAATCCCGAGCTTGCGATCATCATAATGGGATGGATTGTCTCGATACCGGTCTTCTGCGACAGCGGATTTGTCGTGCTCAACCCGATAAGAAAGGCGCTTGTAAAGAGGACGGGGGCCTCCAGCGTCGCGATGACGGTGGCGCTCTCTATGGGGCTTTACATATCCCACTGCTTCATACCGCCGACGCCGGGACCGATTGCCGCGGCCAACGCCCTTGGTATCGGCGATAATATCCTGCTGGTCATCGGGCTTGGCGCGCTGCTCTCCGTTCCCGCGCTTGCCGCGGGGTATATTTTCGCGAAATATATCGGAAAACGTGTCTCGGCGCGCGACGATAACGCCGACATGGATCTGGTGAAGAGCTACGAAGAGCTTATCGCCGAATATGGCAGGCTCCCGGGCGGCGTGATGTCGTTTGCCCCGATAATCGTTCCTATCTTCCTCATGGGACTGGCCTCGGCCTTCTCAATGGCGAAGGTGAGCATCTCCGCCATTATCTTCCTCGGTACCCCGATCATCGCGCTCGCGGTCGGCGTCATCCTCGGCGTAATCCTGCTGGTCCAGTCCGGCAAGGCGAAGGACTTCTACGAGATCACGAACGACACCCTGAAGACCGTCGGCCCGATACTTTTCATCACCGCCGCCGGCGGCGTGCTCGGCAAGGTCATCAGCGTCTCAGGGATGGTGCAGTACATCACGGAGAATTCCAGCGTCCTCTCGACGATCGGCATATTCTTCCCCTTCGTGCTGGCCGCGATACTGAAAACGGCGCAGGGCTCCTCTACGGTGGCGATCACCACCACCGCGGGTATGCTCGCCCCCATGCTTCCCGTGCTGGGGCTCAACACGCCGTCGCTCTCGGCGCTCTGCGTCATCGCGATCGGCGCGGGAGCGATGACGGTCTCGCACGCGAACGACTCCTATTTCTGGGTCGTCACGAATTTCGGCGAGATGGAGACGGAGCAGGGCTACAAGACCCAGACCATGGGCACCTTGATAATCGGGCTCGCCTCGATGGTCGGCGTATTCGTCGCCTATCTGGTACTGAAATAA